A window of Infirmifilum lucidum contains these coding sequences:
- a CDS encoding type II toxin-antitoxin system CcdA family antitoxin, whose product MREAPTEVVSVRVRRELKEEARALGINLREVVERAIEEEVRRVKREKFRRLLGEALEAMDVSVEEWVRAVEGDRAER is encoded by the coding sequence ATGAGAGAGGCTCCGACAGAAGTTGTATCTGTTAGGGTGAGGAGGGAGTTGAAGGAGGAGGCTAGGGCTCTGGGGATAAACTTGAGGGAGGTTGTGGAGAGGGCTATTGAGGAGGAGGTTAGGCGTGTTAAGAGGGAGAAGTTTAGGAGGCTTCTGGGGGAGGCTCTTGAGGCAATGGATGTAAGCGTGGAGGAGTGGGTGAGGGCGGTGGAGGGGGACAGGGCTGAAAGGTGA
- a CDS encoding type II toxin-antitoxin system VapC family toxin: protein MYLLDSSALYPLVLALGEGVLDVAGRVSILTLTPYEVGNAVWKEYRAGGIKRLEPVVELFSSILGEFRRVDPLEYWSSILSLAVRENLSFYDASYLYVSRVLGLVLVSEDSDLKKYPDVISVREFIDRLRAPDEGG, encoded by the coding sequence GTGTACCTGCTGGACTCGTCGGCGCTTTACCCCCTAGTTCTGGCCCTGGGGGAGGGTGTCCTCGACGTGGCTGGCAGAGTGTCTATCCTCACCTTGACCCCCTACGAAGTCGGAAATGCTGTGTGGAAGGAGTATAGGGCTGGCGGGATCAAGAGGCTGGAGCCCGTTGTAGAGCTTTTCAGCAGTATTCTCGGGGAGTTTAGGAGGGTAGACCCGCTGGAGTACTGGAGCAGCATACTCAGCCTGGCCGTCAGGGAGAATCTCTCGTTCTACGACGCCTCCTACCTGTACGTGTCGAGGGTGCTCGGCCTTGTGCTCGTATCGGAGGACAGCGACCTGAAGAAGTACCCCGACGTTATCAGCGTGCGCGAGTTTATCGACAGGCTACGCGCACCAGACGAGGGTGGGTAG
- a CDS encoding serine hydrolase, protein MAPEALERIRSFVLEKASRTRLPSVVLAATRGGEASFMSVGFRDAGRALPAGPDTLYGVGSVTKSFTSLALLKLEEQGLLSLEDPVGKYVPLDLRVKGEPVRLWHLMTHTSGIPALAYAEALIRGLEGEAEAWLPVASPEDVLAILSGAGDWAEARPGERFFYLNEGYVLLGRVIERVSGRAYRDYVEEEILRPLGMARSTFRREVVESDGDVAKPYLLAGDGLEEGRFPWGVEADGGLWSCARDLARYLDFLIRGEPRLVSRERLAEAFRPRVRAPWSVYGDESYGYGWIITERFYGGRLVSHGGSVLVYTAWVGFQPEKGVGVAVLANGSGYPLSNLGMYALAVLLGEDPLEIPSLRVGELLDRLSGDYAGFRGFFKARVKRLGYVLLLEMGGKYSAVTVPLFYEKSEGGRHYFYTGAGGMKTYAEFREEGGRVVLLYERYKFVKQYSP, encoded by the coding sequence ATGGCCCCGGAGGCTCTCGAGAGGATTAGGAGTTTTGTCCTGGAGAAGGCCTCCAGAACCAGGCTCCCAAGCGTCGTCCTCGCGGCTACTAGAGGCGGCGAGGCGTCGTTCATGAGCGTAGGCTTCAGGGACGCCGGCCGCGCGCTGCCGGCAGGCCCCGACACCCTCTACGGGGTCGGCTCGGTTACGAAGAGCTTCACGAGCCTGGCTCTGCTGAAGCTGGAGGAGCAGGGCCTATTGAGCCTTGAAGACCCCGTGGGCAAGTACGTCCCCCTGGACTTGAGGGTCAAGGGCGAGCCTGTGAGGCTCTGGCACTTGATGACCCACACGTCTGGCATACCGGCGCTAGCCTACGCGGAGGCGCTCATAAGGGGGCTCGAGGGGGAGGCCGAGGCGTGGCTACCAGTGGCCAGCCCCGAAGACGTCCTGGCCATTCTCTCGGGGGCGGGCGACTGGGCTGAAGCTAGGCCGGGGGAGCGCTTCTTCTACCTCAACGAGGGCTACGTCCTGCTCGGCAGGGTTATAGAGAGAGTCTCGGGGAGGGCCTACAGGGACTACGTCGAGGAGGAAATCCTGAGGCCCCTCGGGATGGCGCGCTCGACGTTTAGGCGCGAGGTCGTCGAGTCAGACGGGGATGTCGCGAAGCCCTACCTGCTGGCGGGGGACGGGTTGGAAGAGGGGAGGTTCCCGTGGGGCGTCGAGGCGGACGGGGGGCTCTGGAGCTGTGCTAGAGACCTGGCACGCTACCTGGATTTCCTGATTAGGGGCGAGCCCCGTCTCGTCTCGCGCGAGAGGCTCGCAGAGGCCTTTAGGCCTAGGGTCAGGGCTCCCTGGAGCGTCTACGGCGACGAGTCGTACGGGTACGGCTGGATAATCACCGAGAGGTTCTACGGTGGGAGGCTCGTCAGCCACGGCGGCTCAGTGCTCGTCTACACGGCGTGGGTTGGCTTCCAGCCGGAGAAGGGGGTGGGGGTTGCGGTGCTCGCGAATGGCAGTGGGTACCCTCTGTCAAACCTCGGCATGTACGCGTTGGCAGTGCTGCTCGGCGAAGACCCCCTTGAGATTCCGAGCTTGAGGGTCGGCGAGCTCCTCGACAGGCTTAGCGGCGACTATGCCGGGTTCCGCGGCTTCTTCAAGGCTAGGGTTAAGAGGCTGGGGTACGTGCTCCTGCTGGAGATGGGCGGGAAGTATAGCGCCGTAACTGTACCGCTCTTCTACGAGAAGAGCGAGGGCGGCAGGCACTACTTCTACACGGGGGCTGGCGGGATGAAGACGTATGCAGAGTTCCGCGAGGAGGGCGGTAGGGTAGTACTGCTGTACGAGAGGTACAAGTTCGTTAAACAGTACTCCCCGTGA